The proteins below come from a single Jaculus jaculus isolate mJacJac1 chromosome 12, mJacJac1.mat.Y.cur, whole genome shotgun sequence genomic window:
- the Bckdk gene encoding 3-methyl-2-oxobutanoate dehydrogenase [lipoamide] kinase, mitochondrial: protein MILTLMLGCSPRGGPSLRPLLGTSLSLRARSTSATDTHHVELARERSKTVTSFYNQSAIDVAAEKPSVRLTPTMMLYSGRSQDGSHLLKSGRYLQQELPVRIAHRIKGFRSLPFIIGCNPTILHVHELYIRAFQKLTDFPPIKDQADEAQYCQLVRQLLDDHKDVVTLLAEGLRESRKHIQDEKLVRYFLDKTLTSRLGIRMLATHHLALHEDKPDFVGIICTRLSPKKIIEKWVDFARRLCEHKYGNAPRVRINGHVAARFPFIPMPLDYILPELLKNAMRATMESHLDTPYNVPDVVITIANNDIDLVIRISDRGGGIAHKDLDRVMDYHFTTAESSTQDPRISPLFGHLDMHSSSQSGPMHGFGFGLPTSRAYAEYLGGSLQLQSLQGIGTDVYLRLRHIDGREESFRI from the exons ATGATACTGACTTTGATGCTGGGCTGCAGTCCTCGGGGCGGGCCTTCACTTCGACCCCTCTTGGGGACCTCACTGTCACTCCGGGCCCGCTCAACATCAGCTACGGACACCCACCATGTGGAGCTGGCACGAGAGCGCTCCAAGACTGTCACTTCCTTTTACAACCAATCTGCCATCGACGTGGCTGCAGAGAAG CCTTCAGTCCGCCTTACTCCCACCATGATGCTATATTCAGGCCGCTCACAGGACGGCAGCCACCTTCTG AAAAGTGGTCGCTATCTGCAGCAGGAGCTGCCAGTGAGGATCGCTCACCGCATCAAGGGCTTCCGTAGCCTTCCTTTCATTATTGGTTGCAACCCTACCATACTACATGTG CATGAGCTATACATTCGGGCCTTCCAGAAGCTTACAGACTTCCCACCG ATAAAAGACCAGGCAGATGAAGCCCAGTATTGCCAGCTGGTGCGACAGCTGCTAGATGACCACAAGGATGTTGTGACCCTCCTAGCTGAGGGCCTTCGTGAAAGCCGGAAGCACATACAG GATGAAAAGCTTGTTCGTTACTTTTTGGACAAGACGCTGACTTCAAGGCTTGGTATCCGCATGTTGGCCACTCACCACCTGGCACTGCATGAGGATAAG CCTGACTTTGTTGGCATCATCTGCACTCGTCTCTCACCAAAGAAGATTATTGAGAAATGGGTGGATTTTGCCAG ACGCCTGTGTGAACACAAGTATGGCAATGCTCCCCGTGTTCGCATCAATGGACATGTGGCTGCCCGCTTCCCCTTCATCCCTATGCCACTAGACTACATTCTTCCTGAGCTGCTCAAGAATGCCATGAG AGCCACAATGGAGAGTCATCTAGATACTCCCTACAATGTTCCAGATGTGGTTATCACCATCGCCAACAATGATATTGATCTGGTCATCAG GATTTCAGACCGGGGTGGAGGAATTGCTCATAAAGACTTGGATCGTGTCATGGATTACCACTTCACCACAGCTGAGTCCAGCACCCAGGACCCCCGGATCAGCCCACTTTTTGGCCACCTGGATATGCACAGTAGCAGCCAGTCAGGACCCATGCATGG TTTTGGCTTCGGGTTGCCCACATCGCGGGCCTATGCGGAGTACCTCGGTGGCTCCCTGCAGCTGCAGTCCCTGCAGGGCATTGGTACAGACGTCTATCTGCGGCTCCGCCACATCGATGGCCGGGAGGAAAGCTTCCGAATCTGA